One window from the genome of Echinicola vietnamensis DSM 17526 encodes:
- a CDS encoding translocation/assembly module TamB domain-containing protein, with protein MDKLKKVLYKFFKVFKVILLVLLVLIVGALLFIRSPWGQEIIVGKAVNYVKGKTQTEMAIEKLYVTFTGNVFLEGLYLEDLKGDTLVYSGKLETGVEIWPLIQDGAIHVTKLEWENLTANVVREEKNGKFNFDFLMEAFASSDSTSTVETDTVEASGPMPEVDLGPVDFRNFNIAYQDGVMGLAAKVDLGEIHLEMERVDLNKMAFYIRDFQFRNTSASYSQTKPFPPSEEDTTAVSPMPVVIVDRFLVENIQANYESVPDEIAANVALGKLLVELPEADLDAQKIHLKTMELLDSNIALKLPKTTSENQEVATEPAEEAPFQWPGWIVDVNTIALERNRFEMTLGDEKVTPGAFNPEAMAISDFYLQASQIYLKDGGAGMVLDRLDFTEASGFQLKEFGFQAGVTDTDVTIEELEIATGNSAIGGDISLAFQSMDELINHPDQTGFDVQLPNIRLSGKDAYYFAPDLRADTLMKEVNKKDFTGQLHVQGSMADMRIRKTRLNWGETTHVKLEGALKQAVDPENLQMDVKDVQFHSTREDLIAFLDEAAYGVRFPDQIALISSIKGKLDDLVAQAAVETSDGNLFADAKYMDQEQLFFDVQVKGEQLLMEKLLPGQGLGTLTFNIDASGSGSTMEELDATLKSTFEQLSYNDYDFSGLSLDGQLTDGEGAVNAAFTDENLDMLLKVGVLLDSVDAQYTAALDLKGANLRNLGLTAKDIRTRLKLQAAFRGNPAHFDVTTQVNDGLVVYDDRSFPLGELDLKAAVRPDSTSVTISSMMLNGYLRSNSSPADISAGLQHHFEGYLKDSVLVDSTVVDTLSGEPVDLDFQMAFKPAPVLDQVFLEGLDQMDSMDIMVKFREQEKQLQASISLPFVQYNEMTLDSLLVDVDGDGQEMVFDVGFAGLSASPLAMGKTSFEGNVRGKGLYLNFESYDESELLYFVDAEVDYVGDTMHLHVVPEGLVLNRQAWEVPASNQVSYSDALLKFRDFSFVHEGQHLTFSNELNESVADQVGITFEDFRLSTFMSLLNPDQLLLGGELNGDFVVENPFGATGIVADMDISEMKAMDVELGNLALRAKSEDTKSYDFNLALKDKEIDLDVVGDYQASAEGANLNLKLDLNELQLKVLEKLLPDQFGEATGNLHGNLAVSGTTAAPEYEGAFSFEAASLVVKMLNSKFTLPTQPLRVDDQGVYFDQYSFKDADGNSFTLNGEVGTADMANPAFDLQLTAQNFQVLNSTREDNDLFYGKSNINADVKITGDMNLPIVKADLKVNKGTDLTFVIPETQLEVVEREGVVLIVDRDNPNDILTKRDMENSESAFTGMEIEALLKVDPNAVFRVIVDERSGDNLMIAGEADLNLNIEPNGRMNLSGIYELSKGHYEMSLYNLVSRKFNIVEGSTISWKGDPMDADMDITASYDVRTSASDLMATQISGVSSEVSTQYQERLPFIVYLNVEGELLRPQIFFQLDMPEDEQGALGGNVYSKIQQVNEEEGELNRQVFSLLVLQKFMPATGGDGTGGGTAGLARSSVSQMLSSQLNALSSNVLGNSGFELSFDLDSYEGYQGAQTNLNVSAQKRLFDDRLIVQVGSEMELESSNQDTQNDGAVFGNVNIEYLLTESGRYRLRGFRKNEFESIIDGQVIVTGIAFILNREFNKFQNFWKSEERIQRESEQKAKQREAVDGKNEENHDE; from the coding sequence TTGGATAAATTAAAAAAGGTGCTTTATAAATTTTTCAAGGTATTTAAAGTAATACTATTGGTATTACTGGTACTTATTGTAGGTGCTTTGCTTTTTATTAGAAGCCCTTGGGGGCAGGAGATTATTGTGGGCAAGGCCGTCAATTATGTGAAGGGTAAAACCCAGACGGAGATGGCCATCGAAAAGCTCTATGTCACCTTTACTGGCAATGTGTTCTTAGAAGGACTTTACCTGGAGGATCTGAAGGGCGATACCCTCGTCTATTCGGGTAAATTGGAAACTGGCGTGGAAATATGGCCCCTTATCCAAGATGGAGCCATCCACGTGACCAAACTGGAATGGGAAAACCTGACGGCCAATGTGGTCAGGGAAGAGAAAAACGGTAAGTTCAATTTTGATTTCTTAATGGAGGCATTTGCTTCCAGCGATTCCACATCCACGGTGGAGACAGATACTGTGGAGGCGTCAGGGCCCATGCCTGAAGTAGATTTAGGCCCTGTGGATTTCAGAAATTTTAATATAGCCTATCAGGATGGTGTGATGGGATTGGCTGCCAAGGTCGACCTAGGTGAAATCCATTTGGAGATGGAGCGGGTTGATCTGAACAAGATGGCCTTTTATATCCGTGATTTTCAATTCCGGAATACTTCAGCCAGCTATTCCCAAACCAAACCTTTTCCTCCCTCTGAGGAAGACACAACCGCTGTTTCACCTATGCCAGTGGTCATCGTGGACCGGTTTTTAGTGGAAAACATCCAAGCCAATTATGAATCGGTACCTGATGAAATAGCGGCCAATGTAGCCTTGGGCAAGCTATTGGTGGAGCTTCCTGAGGCAGACCTTGATGCCCAAAAGATCCATCTAAAAACAATGGAATTGTTAGATTCCAATATAGCATTGAAATTGCCAAAAACCACTTCCGAAAATCAAGAGGTGGCCACGGAGCCTGCAGAAGAAGCCCCCTTTCAGTGGCCTGGTTGGATCGTGGACGTCAATACCATCGCGCTGGAGCGCAATCGGTTCGAAATGACCCTTGGGGATGAGAAAGTTACCCCTGGCGCGTTTAATCCAGAAGCAATGGCGATATCAGATTTTTACTTACAGGCTTCTCAAATTTACCTCAAGGATGGAGGAGCAGGAATGGTGCTGGACCGATTGGACTTTACGGAGGCCAGCGGGTTTCAATTGAAGGAATTTGGGTTTCAGGCAGGGGTAACCGATACCGATGTGACGATTGAAGAACTGGAAATCGCTACTGGAAACAGTGCGATAGGTGGAGACATTTCCTTGGCTTTCCAATCCATGGATGAGCTGATAAACCATCCGGATCAAACGGGATTTGACGTTCAGCTTCCCAACATTCGCTTAAGTGGAAAAGATGCATATTATTTTGCGCCTGATCTGAGAGCGGATACGCTTATGAAGGAGGTAAACAAAAAAGACTTTACCGGACAATTACATGTTCAGGGAAGTATGGCTGACATGCGTATTCGTAAAACCCGGTTAAATTGGGGAGAAACGACCCATGTCAAGCTGGAGGGCGCACTAAAGCAAGCGGTGGATCCTGAAAATCTCCAAATGGATGTTAAGGATGTCCAATTTCACAGTACCAGAGAGGACTTAATTGCATTTTTGGATGAAGCGGCATACGGGGTACGCTTTCCTGATCAGATTGCTTTAATCAGTTCCATAAAAGGAAAGCTGGACGATCTCGTGGCCCAAGCAGCTGTAGAAACATCGGATGGTAACCTTTTTGCCGATGCTAAATACATGGATCAAGAGCAGTTGTTTTTCGACGTCCAAGTAAAGGGGGAGCAGCTGTTGATGGAAAAACTCTTGCCGGGACAGGGGCTTGGCACGTTGACATTTAATATCGATGCTTCAGGTAGTGGAAGTACCATGGAAGAACTGGATGCCACCTTGAAGAGTACATTTGAGCAGTTGTCATATAATGATTATGATTTTTCTGGATTGTCGTTGGATGGCCAGCTAACAGACGGAGAGGGAGCGGTAAATGCTGCTTTTACGGATGAAAACCTGGACATGCTGCTCAAGGTAGGGGTGCTGCTGGACTCTGTGGATGCACAATACACAGCAGCGCTGGACCTCAAAGGGGCAAATCTCAGAAACCTGGGGTTGACCGCAAAAGATATTCGTACCCGCCTAAAGCTGCAGGCAGCGTTTAGGGGGAATCCAGCTCACTTCGACGTGACCACTCAGGTGAACGATGGATTGGTCGTGTACGATGATCGATCCTTTCCCCTTGGTGAATTGGATTTAAAAGCTGCCGTGCGGCCAGATAGCACAAGTGTCACCATAAGCAGTATGATGCTCAATGGCTATTTACGGTCAAACTCTTCTCCTGCGGATATTTCGGCAGGATTGCAGCACCACTTTGAAGGATACTTGAAAGATTCCGTCTTGGTGGATTCAACGGTGGTGGACACCCTTTCCGGGGAACCGGTAGATTTGGATTTTCAAATGGCCTTTAAACCGGCTCCCGTGTTGGATCAGGTGTTTTTGGAAGGATTGGATCAGATGGATTCCATGGATATTATGGTCAAGTTCAGGGAGCAAGAAAAGCAACTTCAAGCCAGCATTAGCTTGCCTTTTGTGCAGTATAATGAGATGACGTTGGATAGCCTTTTGGTAGATGTCGACGGTGACGGGCAGGAAATGGTTTTCGATGTAGGCTTTGCGGGACTTAGTGCTTCTCCTTTGGCCATGGGAAAGACTTCTTTCGAAGGAAACGTTAGAGGAAAAGGGCTCTATCTGAATTTTGAATCCTATGACGAATCAGAGTTGCTTTATTTTGTGGATGCTGAGGTAGATTATGTCGGGGATACGATGCATTTGCATGTGGTTCCCGAAGGACTGGTCCTGAACAGGCAAGCATGGGAGGTGCCAGCCTCCAATCAGGTGTCTTATTCAGATGCCCTGCTGAAGTTCAGGGATTTTAGTTTTGTCCATGAAGGGCAGCACCTCACCTTCAGCAATGAACTAAATGAAAGCGTTGCCGATCAAGTAGGGATTACTTTTGAGGATTTTCGGCTTAGCACCTTTATGAGCTTGCTCAACCCGGATCAGTTGTTGCTTGGAGGCGAGTTAAATGGAGATTTTGTGGTAGAGAATCCTTTTGGGGCCACAGGTATTGTGGCTGATATGGATATTTCAGAGATGAAGGCCATGGATGTGGAGTTGGGGAATTTGGCCCTCCGGGCAAAGTCCGAAGATACCAAGTCCTATGACTTTAACCTCGCTTTGAAGGACAAGGAAATCGACCTGGATGTAGTAGGAGATTATCAGGCCAGTGCAGAAGGAGCCAATTTAAATTTAAAGTTGGATTTAAACGAGCTACAGCTAAAAGTGCTCGAAAAACTCCTGCCTGATCAGTTTGGGGAGGCCACAGGGAATCTACATGGAAATTTGGCTGTCAGTGGAACCACTGCTGCTCCAGAATATGAAGGTGCTTTTAGTTTTGAAGCGGCTTCCCTGGTGGTGAAGATGTTGAATTCAAAGTTCACACTGCCTACACAGCCCCTTCGCGTGGACGACCAAGGGGTGTACTTTGACCAATATAGTTTCAAAGATGCCGATGGCAATAGTTTTACGCTGAATGGAGAGGTCGGGACAGCGGATATGGCCAATCCGGCGTTTGACCTGCAGCTTACGGCTCAAAACTTCCAAGTGCTCAATTCCACCCGTGAGGATAATGACTTGTTTTACGGGAAGTCCAATATCAATGCAGATGTTAAGATTACCGGTGACATGAACCTTCCGATCGTAAAGGCGGATTTAAAGGTCAATAAAGGCACTGACCTTACTTTTGTCATCCCCGAAACGCAGTTGGAAGTGGTGGAGCGAGAAGGCGTAGTGCTCATCGTGGACCGGGACAATCCAAATGATATTCTGACGAAACGGGACATGGAAAATTCCGAATCAGCATTTACCGGAATGGAAATAGAGGCATTGTTAAAGGTGGATCCGAATGCTGTTTTCAGGGTGATCGTGGATGAGCGATCCGGTGATAACCTGATGATCGCAGGAGAGGCAGACCTGAACTTAAACATTGAGCCCAACGGGCGGATGAACCTTTCGGGTATCTATGAACTGTCCAAAGGACATTATGAAATGAGCCTCTATAATTTGGTTTCACGGAAATTTAACATTGTAGAAGGCAGTACCATTTCTTGGAAAGGGGATCCCATGGATGCAGACATGGATATTACGGCATCTTATGATGTGAGGACTTCTGCCAGTGATTTGATGGCTACTCAGATTTCCGGCGTCAGTTCAGAAGTATCCACCCAATATCAGGAACGACTGCCTTTTATTGTTTACCTGAATGTAGAAGGAGAACTGCTCAGGCCTCAGATATTTTTCCAATTGGATATGCCGGAAGATGAACAAGGAGCCCTCGGGGGAAATGTGTATTCCAAAATCCAACAGGTCAATGAAGAAGAAGGAGAATTGAACCGGCAGGTGTTTTCCTTATTGGTGCTTCAAAAGTTTATGCCCGCTACCGGCGGAGATGGGACCGGAGGAGGAACGGCAGGTTTGGCACGATCCAGTGTCAGCCAAATGCTATCCAGTCAGTTAAATGCACTTTCCAGCAATGTGTTGGGCAATTCAGGTTTTGAACTCAGTTTTGATTTGGACAGCTATGAAGGATACCAAGGGGCACAGACCAATTTAAATGTAAGTGCCCAAAAAAGGCTTTTTGACGATCGATTGATCGTGCAGGTGGGAAGTGAAATGGAACTGGAGAGTTCTAACCAGGATACCCAAAATGACGGGGCAGTGTTTGGGAATGTCAATATCGAATATTTACTCACCGAAAGTGGTAGGTACCGCTTGCGAGGGTTTAGAAAAAATGAGTTCGAAAGTATAATTGATGGACAGGTAATCGTCACAGGAATTGCCTTTATTCTAAACAGGGAATTCAACAAATTCCAGAATTTTTGGAAAAGCGAAGAAAGGATACAGCGCGAAAGTGAACAAAAAGCCAAGCAACGTGAGGCTGTAGATGGTAAAAATGAGGAAAACCATGATGAGTAA
- a CDS encoding sigma-54 interaction domain-containing protein, with product MITDAEVLSIKQRFGIIGNSPLLNHAIRVAMQAAPTEMTVLITGESGSGKESFSKIIHSISTRKHGKFIAINCGAIPEGTIDSELFGHEKGSFTGAHEARKGYFEVTDGGSIFLDEIGEMPLGTQARLLRVLENGEFIKVGSSKVQKTDVRVIAATNVNLIQAVEKGKFREDLYYRLNTVPIFVPPLRERGDDIILLFRKFTTDFSEKYNVKPISLDGEAKELLKKFPFKGNIRQLKNLAEQISLLEEDRDVNAITLAKYLPSTESNLPAPYTGGGQKGESSSDFSEREILYKVLFDMKKDMTELKKLVLDTYQSGGINQNIIKKHYSLFEDMDTSVSFDDTSSKESSPASMPIVLESGKISNQHAHSEEYDDEIEDIIHEEDDHSLSIEKKEKELIIKALRKHNNKRKYAAQDLGISERTLYRKIKQYDINE from the coding sequence ATGATAACAGACGCGGAAGTATTATCCATTAAACAGCGTTTTGGTATAATCGGCAATAGCCCCCTGCTCAATCATGCCATTCGCGTAGCCATGCAGGCTGCGCCAACGGAAATGACGGTGCTGATCACTGGTGAAAGTGGAAGTGGTAAAGAGTCCTTTTCCAAAATCATCCATTCGATCAGTACGCGCAAACATGGGAAGTTCATTGCCATCAACTGCGGTGCCATTCCAGAAGGCACCATTGATTCAGAATTGTTCGGTCACGAGAAGGGTTCCTTCACCGGCGCACACGAAGCGCGGAAAGGATATTTTGAAGTGACCGATGGTGGATCCATCTTTTTGGATGAAATAGGCGAAATGCCCCTGGGCACCCAAGCAAGATTGCTGCGGGTATTGGAAAACGGTGAATTTATCAAAGTAGGTTCTTCCAAAGTCCAAAAGACCGATGTCCGTGTCATCGCTGCCACCAACGTCAACCTTATCCAAGCAGTAGAAAAGGGTAAGTTCAGAGAAGATCTTTACTATCGCCTGAACACCGTGCCCATTTTCGTCCCTCCTCTTAGGGAAAGAGGCGACGACATCATCCTCTTATTCCGGAAATTCACCACTGATTTCAGTGAGAAATATAACGTAAAACCCATTTCCCTAGACGGAGAGGCAAAAGAACTCCTTAAAAAATTCCCCTTTAAAGGAAATATCCGGCAATTGAAAAACTTGGCCGAGCAAATTTCCCTGCTGGAGGAGGACCGGGATGTCAATGCCATCACGCTGGCAAAATATTTACCGTCCACAGAATCCAATTTACCGGCCCCTTACACCGGTGGTGGACAAAAGGGCGAATCATCTTCTGATTTTTCGGAGCGGGAGATCCTGTACAAAGTGCTCTTTGACATGAAAAAGGACATGACAGAGCTGAAAAAGCTGGTGCTCGACACGTACCAGTCCGGCGGGATCAATCAAAACATCATCAAAAAGCACTACTCGTTGTTTGAAGACATGGACACTTCTGTGTCTTTTGATGATACCTCGTCCAAGGAGTCAAGTCCCGCATCCATGCCCATTGTATTGGAATCGGGGAAAATCTCCAATCAACATGCCCATTCTGAAGAATATGATGATGAAATCGAGGACATTATTCACGAAGAGGATGACCATTCACTTTCCATCGAGAAGAAAGAAAAAGAACTGATCATAAAAGCGCTCAGAAAACATAACAATAAACGTAAATATGCGGCGCAGGACCTGGGCATTTCGGAACGTACCCTTTATCGAAAAATCAAACAATATGACATCAATGAGTAG
- the secG gene encoding preprotein translocase subunit SecG, giving the protein MYTLLISIIIVLAVILVLVILGQDSKGGVGAAFGGGASQIMGVTKTGNILEKATWVLAISILVLSLGTSAFLESNGSGSTEFSSPNIESAKEQMVAPSFGGDESILPAEEGSTEELSVPADSAQ; this is encoded by the coding sequence ATGTACACTTTACTTATCAGCATCATTATTGTTTTGGCGGTTATCTTGGTATTGGTAATCTTAGGTCAAGATTCCAAAGGTGGTGTTGGTGCTGCATTTGGCGGTGGAGCCTCCCAAATCATGGGCGTCACCAAAACAGGAAACATATTGGAGAAAGCCACTTGGGTGTTGGCCATTTCCATATTGGTACTTTCACTGGGTACTTCAGCATTTTTGGAAAGCAATGGCAGTGGATCCACTGAATTCTCCTCTCCAAACATTGAAAGTGCCAAGGAACAAATGGTCGCTCCATCCTTCGGTGGAGATGAAAGCATTCTTCCAGCTGAAGAGGGAAGTACAGAAGAATTATCCGTGCCTGCAGATAGTGCACAATAA
- the miaB gene encoding tRNA (N6-isopentenyl adenosine(37)-C2)-methylthiotransferase MiaB, protein MENIIKDIDILPAEEAQACEFKTTEEENTGKQKKLYIESYGCQMNFSDSEIVASIMKKNGFDTTSNFEQADVIFLNTCSIREKAELTVRKRLTQFNTIKKARPDLTIGVLGCMAERLKDKLLEEEKLVDVVVGPDAYRDLPNLVKVAEEGDKGVNTFLSREETYADISPVRLNTNGVSAFISIMRGCDNMCSFCVVPFTRGRERSRDPHSIVKEAQELFDKGYKEVTLLGQNVDSYKWSPEENNKARLNKQEEDVSEVINFANLLEMVAKVAPQLRVRFSTSHPKDITDEVLYTMKKYDNICKYIHLPVQSGNSRILDLMNRTYDREWYLERVAKIREILGQECGISSDMIAGFCSETEEEHQETLSLMDIVKYDFSYMFFYSERPGTLAAKKYEDDIPLETKKRRLQEIIAKQTQHSLERNKLDLGQTQEVLVEGTSKRSEEQLKGRNSANKVVIFPKGNHKKGDYVRVKIVDCTAATLFGEVLS, encoded by the coding sequence ATGGAGAACATAATCAAGGATATCGACATTCTTCCAGCTGAAGAGGCGCAGGCATGTGAGTTTAAAACCACAGAAGAGGAGAATACCGGAAAGCAAAAAAAATTATACATAGAAAGCTACGGCTGTCAGATGAATTTTTCTGACAGTGAGATCGTCGCATCCATTATGAAAAAGAATGGATTCGATACGACTTCAAATTTCGAACAGGCAGATGTCATCTTTCTCAACACCTGTTCCATACGGGAAAAGGCGGAGCTTACCGTCAGAAAGCGACTGACGCAGTTTAACACCATCAAAAAGGCGCGACCAGACCTCACCATTGGGGTACTTGGATGCATGGCCGAGCGGCTTAAGGACAAGCTGCTGGAGGAGGAGAAATTAGTGGATGTGGTAGTAGGCCCTGATGCCTACCGGGACCTGCCCAACTTGGTAAAAGTGGCCGAGGAAGGCGACAAAGGAGTCAATACTTTCCTTTCCCGTGAAGAGACCTATGCAGACATTTCACCTGTCAGGCTAAACACCAACGGGGTAAGCGCCTTCATTTCCATAATGCGAGGCTGTGACAACATGTGCTCATTCTGCGTGGTCCCTTTCACCAGAGGCAGAGAAAGAAGCCGAGACCCGCATTCCATCGTCAAAGAGGCACAAGAGCTGTTTGACAAAGGGTATAAAGAAGTGACCTTGCTAGGCCAAAACGTGGACAGCTACAAGTGGTCACCAGAAGAAAACAACAAAGCCCGCCTTAACAAGCAGGAAGAAGACGTCAGTGAGGTGATCAATTTTGCCAACCTACTGGAAATGGTGGCAAAAGTAGCTCCCCAACTGCGCGTAAGGTTTTCCACCTCCCACCCAAAAGACATTACGGATGAGGTGTTGTATACCATGAAAAAATACGACAATATCTGCAAATACATCCACCTTCCTGTACAAAGCGGTAACAGCCGTATACTGGACCTTATGAACAGGACCTATGACCGGGAATGGTACCTCGAAAGGGTGGCCAAGATCCGCGAGATCCTGGGGCAGGAATGTGGTATTTCTTCGGATATGATCGCTGGTTTTTGCTCGGAAACGGAAGAAGAGCACCAAGAGACCTTAAGCTTAATGGACATCGTAAAATACGATTTCTCTTACATGTTTTTCTATTCCGAAAGGCCAGGCACCCTTGCAGCCAAGAAGTATGAAGACGATATTCCTTTGGAGACAAAAAAACGCAGGCTTCAAGAGATCATTGCGAAGCAAACCCAGCATTCCCTGGAAAGAAACAAACTGGATTTGGGACAAACCCAGGAGGTATTGGTAGAAGGGACTTCCAAACGTTCGGAAGAACAACTTAAAGGTCGAAATTCGGCCAACAAAGTGGTGATTTTCCCAAAAGGCAACCACAAAAAAGGAGATTATGTCCGTGTAAAAATCGTGGATTGTACGGCCGCCACCTTATTTGGCGAAGTGCTTTCCTAA
- a CDS encoding LptE family protein — translation MSRSKLMFALVLCPLMLLWGCKVEYSFTGTNLDYNVTQTFSVANFFNDSGGGPANMGQNFTESLKDYFQRNTQLELVQTNGDLQFEGAITRYSLTPQATVSTTDPNQPDRAGQMRLTIAVEVNYINLSDEEQDSKKTYSFYQDYDPRSTSVLAVETDLIDTIFENIIQDIFTSTVANW, via the coding sequence ATGAGTAGATCAAAGCTCATGTTTGCGTTGGTACTATGCCCACTGATGCTGCTTTGGGGCTGCAAAGTAGAATATAGTTTTACCGGCACTAACCTGGATTATAATGTAACCCAGACTTTCTCGGTGGCCAATTTCTTCAACGATTCCGGCGGTGGCCCTGCCAATATGGGGCAAAACTTTACCGAATCCCTGAAAGATTATTTTCAGCGAAACACCCAGTTGGAGTTGGTCCAGACCAATGGTGACTTGCAATTTGAAGGAGCCATCACACGGTATTCCCTCACCCCACAGGCCACGGTCTCCACCACCGATCCCAACCAACCTGATCGGGCCGGTCAAATGCGCTTGACCATTGCTGTGGAAGTCAACTATATCAACCTGAGCGATGAAGAGCAGGACAGTAAAAAGACCTACTCCTTCTATCAGGACTATGACCCTCGGAGTACTTCGGTCCTCGCAGTGGAAACTGACCTGATAGATACCATTTTTGAAAACATCATTCAGGATATTTTCACCTCTACTGTGGCAAATTGGTAA
- a CDS encoding sterol desaturase family protein, with protein sequence MFENYKTLEDIGATEWPNIILWAAPVMFALVFAEWGLSIYKNRDSYDGKDFLAASSIGLINVGISALIKVALFSAVLFFWNIVPWKIPPTWWSFIPCFIAIDFARYWAHRVAHEQRFWWATHVTHHNSEKYNFSVSFRLSWTQHIKFIFFIPVVMIGFDPFVFFICHQIAVLYQFWIHTEYIKKLPAPIEYIFTTPSHHRVHHASDEHYLDKNYGSTFIIWDRIFGTFMAEGETPNYGITKPVNSYNPVTLVFHEWYDIVKDLKQAENKNEAFKILFGKPGDEVIKNRELKRQEREEKAQKVNSPSPAPILTEKEPSLLQKEN encoded by the coding sequence ATGTTTGAGAACTATAAGACCCTGGAGGATATAGGTGCTACAGAATGGCCAAACATTATCCTTTGGGCAGCCCCGGTAATGTTTGCATTGGTGTTTGCAGAGTGGGGATTGAGTATTTATAAGAATAGGGACTCTTATGACGGCAAGGATTTTTTGGCAGCATCGTCCATTGGATTGATCAATGTGGGCATCAGTGCCCTGATCAAAGTCGCCTTGTTCTCTGCTGTATTGTTCTTCTGGAACATTGTCCCTTGGAAAATCCCGCCGACTTGGTGGTCTTTCATACCTTGTTTTATTGCCATTGATTTTGCTCGTTATTGGGCGCACCGAGTGGCGCACGAGCAGCGCTTCTGGTGGGCTACTCACGTGACACACCACAATTCAGAAAAATATAACTTTTCGGTTTCTTTCCGATTGAGCTGGACGCAGCACATCAAGTTCATCTTCTTTATTCCGGTGGTCATGATTGGTTTTGACCCCTTCGTATTCTTTATATGCCACCAGATAGCTGTGCTTTACCAGTTTTGGATCCATACGGAATACATCAAAAAACTTCCGGCGCCGATTGAATACATCTTTACCACGCCGTCTCACCACCGTGTACATCATGCCAGTGATGAACACTACCTGGACAAGAACTACGGTTCTACCTTTATCATTTGGGACAGGATATTTGGCACCTTTATGGCAGAAGGTGAGACCCCAAACTATGGCATTACCAAGCCGGTAAACAGCTATAACCCTGTTACCTTGGTATTCCACGAGTGGTATGACATCGTCAAAGATCTCAAGCAAGCCGAAAACAAGAATGAAGCCTTTAAAATTCTCTTTGGCAAACCTGGAGACGAAGTGATCAAAAACCGCGAGCTAAAAAGACAGGAAAGAGAAGAAAAAGCTCAAAAAGTGAACTCCCCATCGCCAGCTCCCATCCTGACGGAAAAGGAACCCTCACTGCTCCAAAAAGAAAATTAA